Proteins from one Phoenix dactylifera cultivar Barhee BC4 unplaced genomic scaffold, palm_55x_up_171113_PBpolish2nd_filt_p 000432F, whole genome shotgun sequence genomic window:
- the LOC103721575 gene encoding MDIS1-interacting receptor like kinase 2-like has product MNQISGSIPSYLGNLTTLQSLSFYGNQISGTIPHELGNLVNLTDLIVSSNQISGSIPTSLCNLTRLSDLEVFENQLSGPLPREMANLTSMVNLQLGYNNFSGFLPSDLFKGGQLQWLSMINTHFEGPVPQSLRNCTQLVRIELEENQLTGDISQVFGVYPDLDLIDLSYNRLYGELSANWGACRNLTTLHMSGNMIGGKIPPELGRLPHLASLDVSSNQLFGEIPRELLRLALLELNLSNNQLSGVIPLEIGNLYSMTALDLSMNSFTGAIPKQLGGCTRLRILKLSMNGLNGSLPLEVGNLVNLQEMLDLSHNSLTGVIPQQFGKLVMLENLNLSRNQLSGSIPSSFEGMLSLSSLDLSYNDLVGPLPKDRFFDQKARAEWFQHNKGLCGDLHGLPPCPSSISQHHHPRNARKLILSIVFPTIAVLLLLVTFVVFLFLRRAKPMKEEEREVPVKNLFSILNFDGEAVREQFDGKAIYEEIIDVTENFDEKYCIGTGGYGSVYKARLRTGQVVAVKKLHPSEEVGDERGFQNEIQALTEIRHRNIVKLYGFCSHARCMFLIYEYMERGNMSATLSSQEAAMELDWNRRVNIVKDVAHALSYMHHDCTPPIVHRDISSKNILLDSDFNAYISDFGIARILKPDSSNWSAHAGTLGYMAPEISYTMKVTEKYDVYSFGVVILEVMQGRHPSDLMSSLSSHGQNMLLKDVLDQRISLPTLQVANDVILLAKVALACIRPNPDARPTMKHVSQLFTSNKDQSLLDYFHTIKLHQLMNLQV; this is encoded by the exons ATGAACCAGATATCTGGGTCCATCCCTTCTTATCTCGGAAACCTGACCACGCTTCAATCCTTGTCTTTTTACGGCAATCAGATCTCAGGAACCATCCCACATGAACTGGGAAATCTAGTGAACTTGACTGATCTGATAGTTTCCAGCAACCAGATCTCGGGTTCGATCCCGACATCTTTATGCAACTTGACTCGCCTATCAGACCTCGAGGtcttcgaaaatcaattatccgGTCCTTTGCCGCGAGAAATGGCTAATCTCACGAGCATGGTGAACCTTCAATTAGGTTACAACAATTTTTCTGGCTTCCTACCTTCAGATTTATTCAAAGGAGGACAGCTTCAGTGGCTTTCCATGATCAATACCCATTTCGAGGGCCCAGTTCCACAAAGCTTGCGAAACTGTACTCAGTTAGTAAGGATCGAACTTGAGGAAAACCAGTTGACAGGGGATATCTCCCAAGTCTTTGGGGTGTATCCAGATCTGGACCTCATAGATCTAAGTTACAATAGACTCTACGGCGAGCTCTCGGCAAACTGGGGAGCATGCCGTAATCTGACCACCTTACACATGTCGGGGAACATGATCGGCGGGAAGATACCACCTGAACTTGGTAGATTGCCTCACCTTGCATCGCTTGACGTCTCTTCCAATCAGCTATTCGGAGAGATTCCAAGGGAATTGCTTCGTTTGGCTTTGCTCGAGCTGAATTTAAGCAACAACCAGCTCTCAGGAGTGATACCTTTGGAAATTGGTAATCTGTACAGTATGACCGCTCTTGATCTTTCAATGAACAGCTTCACCGGCGCGATACCGAAACAGTTGGGAGGCTGCACCCGGCTGCGCATCTTGAAGTTGAGCATGAATGGCTTGAATGGAAGCCTGccactcgaggtcgggaatcttGTAAACCTACAAGAAATGCTTGATCTCAGTCATAACTCGCTCACTGGAGTCATCCCGCAACAATTTGGCAAGCTCGTGATGCTAGAAAACCTAAACCTCTCGCGCAATCAACTGTCGGGCTCCATTCCATCATCTTTCGAAGGCATGCTCAGCTTGTCGTCGCTCGACTTATCGTACAATGATTTGGTGGGTCCGCTGCCTAAAGATCGATTCTTTGATCAGAAAGCTCGAGCAGAGTGGTTTCAACACAATAAAGGTTTGTGCGGCGATTTGCATGGTTTGCCTCCATGCCCGTCATCTATCAGCCAACATCATCATCCAAGGAATGCTCGCAAGCTGATTCTTTCGATTGTTTTCCCCACTATTGCCGTGCTTCTGCTTTTGGTTACATTCGTAGTCTTCCTGTTTCTTAGGAGAGCAAAGCCtatgaaggaggaggagagggaagtCCCAGTCAAGAATCTATTCTCGATACTGAATTTTGATGGGGAGGCTGTACGCGAACAATTTGATGGAAAGGCTATCTATGAAGAAATTATTGATGTCACGGAAAACTTTGATGAGAAATACTGCATCGGGACGGGAGGATATGGCAGTGTCTACAAGGCACGGCTTCGAACGGGTCAGGTAGTAGCTGTGAAGAAGCTTCATCCATCGGAAGAAGTAGGTGATGAAAGAGGCTTTCAGAATGAGATCCAAGCATTAACCGAGATTCGCCATCGTAACATAGTGAAGTTGTATGGGTTCTGCTCCCATGCTCGATGCATGTTTCTCATTTATGAGTACATGGAAAGGGGAAATATGTCGGCCACCTTAAGCAGCCAAGAGGCAGCCATGGAGTTGGATTGGAATAGGAGAGTAAATATCGTTAAAGATGTGGCACATGCTTTATCCTATATGCACCATGATTGCACTCCTCCAATTGTACATAGGGACATATCGAGCAAGAACATTTTGTTAGATTCCGACTTTAATGCTTATATTTCAGACTTTGGAATAGCAAGAATTTTGAAGCCCGATTCGTCAAATTGGAGCGCCCATGCAGGCACACTTGGATATATGGCACCAG AGATTTCGTATACAATGAAGGTCACCGAGAAATATGATGTATACAGTTTTGGTGTGGTGATATTAGAAGTAATGCAAGGAAGGCATCCAAGTGACCTTATGTCCTCGCTATCATCGCATGGCCAGAACATGCTTCTTAAGGATGTGTTAGACCAACGCATCTCACTTCCCACACTTCAAGTTGCAAATGACGTGATATTACTAGCTAAGGTAGCACTTGCATGCATACGTCCTAATCCGGATGCTCGACCAACAATGAAACATGTGTCCCAGTTATTCACTTCTAACAAAGATCAGAGTTTGTTAGACTATTTTCATACAATTAAACTACATCAGTTAATGAATTTACAAGTGTAG
- the LOC120106025 gene encoding uncharacterized protein LOC120106025, which yields MKVLLWNCRGAGKPSFAPAFRRFVLQNRPEICILFETRLSGRSLQKARRVLPRSWGFYAVESRGLSGGIIVTWRLESCRLDPFHVCGQEVILVISEGTDDPWVLAAVYASTDFRERRRLWEEASQLVAQGFPFLMAGDFNCIVDPQEKMGGKPFSHERKVKEFEDFLTTNGLIDLGFTGPRFTWCNNQQGPARVWERLDRACATAGWVQRFPDHRVREDMALLPSFMEDGQGGVEHSSEGDAMYRVSRRLELARRRLRRWNREEVGDIFRRIEESEEAITAGDFWRQKARVQWIMEGDRNTRYFHQATVIRRNQNRIRFIRDEKGQQSEEPEVIQRILVSFFRSRWTEQTGVASLADIPPPGELVTEVENSDLIRPVSEREIREAVWSLGGDKAPGPDGFPPVFFQRYWMIVGRDVTAAIQQFFSTAVIAAEWQRTFIALIPKRQDATEPSHFRPISLCTTLYKVTTKILAIRLRGVLPRLISPEQGAFLEGRSISDNVLIAQEFMFDLSRAPMRRSLMGVKLDMERAYDRMRWDFVQQSLRLFGVHETWIRWAMSCIRGPSFALLVNGSPSRFFSSSGGLRQGCPLSPLLFIICADALSRFLRQAVMSQELEAYRPVEGAVAISHLLFADDCMLLARSTRQSARVIDQILRDYCALSGQQVNLDKSAVIFSPKTRGALKRSILEVLGVGEQGGMMSYLGVPLCGRRLRIRDCVSLVTSVRRRLEGWQSHSLSMMGRIVLVRSVLSSVPIYLLSHVDIPVSVLRSLEQLFREFIWGRRSGRGGIHLVAWESVCQPTSAGGLGVQSLMTRREVLAARHVARFVLEPESMWSSLMRAKYGVLVPGGRMERHLSPTWRVMCARAMVVLSEIRWVIGDGHSIDVLEDSWVTDWPICRLPTMVDSARLAGCRVRDLLDSEGSHWRVGLIREVFGEQLAEMILALPIPSGGVSDRLLWTPTGQSRVRARDLCALFCRTPARQIEGGWIWRLRIHPRVALFIWKVAWGCLPTRSLLVRRGMEVSQFCETCGDIVETIEHVLLLCPRARQIWQCSSVPLIDAVVSTQDLLRMLRDSMSRPRLAAEGILRAYLSYHIWLDRNAGIFEGRRGLPRMVVDRAARHAREVMVAATEFSSGMARDIWGSPFAVSAPLFVTVSWVPPPLGYLKVNFDGSKSLDGLTGGVGFVIRDHGGRLVAAGGRRTPGITVVGAELRAAWEGLSYARQVLGVERVFLEGDSAVVIDWIRGRTGTATVTPSFGRLGGWLRRWSVSRLVMCLERRTGPQIGSPLLWPGIPGMFCGRLL from the exons ATGAAGGTCCTCCTATGGAATTGTCGAGGTGCGGGGAAGCCCTCTTTTGCCCCGGCGTTCCGGAGGTTTGTGCTACAGAACAGACCGGAAATTTGTATTCTATTTGAGACCCGTTTATCGGGTAGGAGCCTTCAGAAGGCAAGGAGAGTGCTCCCTCGGTCATGGGGATTCTATGCAGTGGAGTCCCGTGGATTGTCGGGCGGGATAATTGTCACGTGGAGGCTGGAGTCGTGTAGATTGGATCCGTTTCATGTTTGTGGCCAAGAGGTGATCCTGGTGATCTCGGAGGGCACAGACGATCCCTGGGTTCTTGCGGCGGTGTATGCGAGTACTGACTTCAGGGAGAGGCGACGGTTGTGGGAGGAGGCATCGCAGTTGGTTGCTCAGGGCTTCCCTTTTCTGATGGCGGGTGATTTTAATTGTATTGTCGACCCTCAGGAGAAGATGGGGGGTAAGCCTTTCTCCCACGAGAGGAAGGTTAAGGAATTCGAGGATTTTTTGACTACAAATGGGTTGATTGACTTGGGATTTACAGGTCCAAGGTTTACATGGTGCAATAATCAACAGGGTCCGGCCAGGGTTTGGGAGAGACTTGATAGAGCTTGTGCGACAGCTGGATGGGTCCAGAGGTTCCCGGATCATCGC GTTCGAGAAGATATGGCTCTCTTACCCTCGTTCATGGAAGATGGTCAGGGAGGCGTGGAGCACTCCAGTGAGGGTGATGCCATGTACCGGGTGTCCAGGAGGTTGGAGTTGGCGAGGAGGAGGCTGAGGAGATGGAATCGAGAGGAGGTGGGAGACATTTTTAGGAGGATTGAGGAGTCAGAGGAGGCCATT ACAGCAGGAGATTTTTGGAGACAGAAGGCAAGGGTTCAGTGGATCATGGAGGGGGACAGGAATACCAGGTATTTTCACCAGGCGACAGTGATTAGGAGGAATCAGAACAGGATCAGATTTATTAGGGATGAGAAGGGGCAGCAGTCGGAGGAGCCGGAGGTGATACAGAGGATTCTGGTGAGCTTCTTTAGGAGCAGATGGACAGAGCAGACTGGTGTAGCGAGCCTAGCAGATATTCCTCCGCCAGGGGAGTTGGTCACAGAGGTGGAGAACTCTGATTTGATTAGACCGGTATCAGAGAGGGAGATCAGGGAGGCGGTGTGGTCCCTCGGAGGGGACAAGGCGCCGGGGCCGGATGGGTTCCCACCGGTGTTTTTTCAGCGATATTGGATGATAGTAGGACGGGATGTGACGGCAGCTATACAGCAGTTCTTCAGTACAGCAGTGATAGCGGCTGAGTGGCAGAGGACCTTCATTGCCCTGATTCCGAAACGACAGGATGCTACGGAGCCGAGTCATTTTCGTCCGATCAGCCTTTGTACGACCTTGTACAAGGTGACAACGAAAATTCTCGCTATCAGATTGAGGGGGGTGCTCCCCAGGCTTATATCCCCGGAGCAGGGGGCTTTTTTGGAGGGGCGGAGTATATCGGACAATGTACTCATTGCTcaggagtttatgtttgatcttaGCAGAGCTCCGATGAGGAGAAGCTTGATGGGGgtcaagcttgatatggagagggcttaTGACAGGATGAGGTGGGACTTTGTGCAGCAGTCCTTGCGGTTGTTTGGGGTGCATGAGACATGGATCAGGTGGGCGATGAGCTGCATCAGGGGGCCCTCTTTTGCTCTTTTGGTGAACGGTTCGCCCTCCCGTTTCTTTTCGTCGTCTGGGGGTTTGCGTCAGGGTTGTCCCCTTTCTCCATTGCTGTTTATTATTTGTGCGGATGCATTGTCTAGATTCTTGCGGCAGGCAGTGATGAGTCAGGAGCTGGAGGCTTACAGaccggtggagggagcagtggCGATCTCCCATCTGTTATTTGCTGATGATTGTATGCTTTTAGCCAGGTCCACGAGACAGTCGGCTCGAGTTATAGATCAGATTCTTCGGGATTACTGTGCTCTGTCTGGGCAGCAGGTCAATTTGGACAAGTCCGCTGTTATCTTTAGTCCGAAGACGCGCGGGGCGCTGAAGCGTTCTATACTGGAGGTTCTAGGAGTAGGAGAACAGGGGGGCATGATGTCTTATTTGGGGGTACCTTTATGTGGTCGTCGTCTGAGGATTAGGGACTGTGTGTCCCTTGTGACTAGCGTCAGACGGAGACTGGAGGGCTGGCAGTCCCATTCATTGTCTATGATGGGGAGGATCGTACTGGTACGCTCTGTACTTTCATCTGTTCCTATTTATCTTCTATCCCATGTCGATATTCCGGTGTCAGTCTTGAGGTCCCTTGAGCAGTTGTTCAGGGAGTTTATCTGGGGGAGGAGGAGTGGCAGAGGCGGGATCCACTTGGTGGCCTGGGAGAGTGTTTGCCAGCCGACCAGTGCCGGGGGGCTGGGAGTGCAGTCTTTGATGACGAGACGGGAGGTGTTAGCGGCGAGGCATGTTGCCCGATTTGTGCTTGAGCCAGAGAGTATGTGGTCCTCAttgatgagggccaaatatGGTGTCTTGGTGCCTGGGGGGCGGATGGAGCGTCACCTCTCTCCTACATGGCGAGTGATGTGTGCCAGGGCTATGGTGGTGCTTTCGGAGATCAGATGGGTGATTGGTGACGGGCACTCGATAGATGTGCTGGAGGATAGCTGGGTGACTGATTGGCCGATTTGTCGTCtgccgaccatggtggactCTGCGAGACTAGCCGGGTGTAGGGTCAGGGATCTGCTGGATTCTGAGGGGAGTCATTGGAGGGTGGGGCTGATCAGGGAGGTGTTTGGTGAGCAGTTGGCGGAGATGATTTTGGCCTTGCCTATTCCCTCTGGAGGGGTGTCGGATAGGCTGCTTTGGACTCCGACGGGGCAGTCGCGGGTGAGGGCCAGGGATCTTTGTGCATTGTTCTGCAGGACGCCAGCGCGACAGATTGAGGGAGGATGGATTTGGAGATTACGGATTCACCCACGGgtggcactattcatctggAAAGTGGCGTGGGGATGTCTCCCGACGAGGAGTTTGCTTGTTCGGCGTGGTATGGAGGTATCTCAGTTTTGTGAGACGTGCGGTGATATCGTAGAGACTATTGAGCATGTTCTCTTATTGTGCCCTAGAGCTCGACAGATTTGGCAGTGCTCTTCGGTTCCCCTGATTGATGCGGTAGTCTCGACACAGGATCTGCTGCGGATGCTGAGAGATTCCATGTCTAGACCCAGGTTGGCAGCAGAGGGGATATTGAGGGCGTACCTGTCTTACCACATTTGGTTGGATAGGAACGCAGGCATATTTGAGGGGAGGCGGGGGCttccgaggatggtggtggacagGGCGGCGCGACATGCGAGGGAGGTTATGGTGGCTGCCACTGAGTTTTCTTCTGGgatggccagggacatctggggttctCCTTTCGCTGTTTCAGCGCCCCTGTTTGTTACTGTCTCTTGGGTTcccccaccccttggctatCTCAAAGTAAACTTCGATGGCAGTAAGTCATTAGACGGGTTGACTGGAGGGGTCGGCTTTGTGATCAGGGATCACGGTGGTAGATTGGTGGCTGCAGGTGGGCGTCGGACACCTGGGATTACAGTTGTTGGTGCGGAGCTACGGGCTGCTTGGGAGGGGTTATCCTATGCCAGGCAGGTTCTTGGCGTCGAGAGGGTGTTCCTCGAGGGAGACTCTGCggtggtgatcgattggatccggGGGCGGACAGGTACGGCGACGGTCACCCCCTCATTTGGGAGACTCGGAGGATGGCTCAGACGATGGTCGGTTTCCAGATTGGTCATGTGTTTAGAGAGGCGAACAGGGCCGCagattgggtcgcctcttttGTGGCCCGGCATTCCGGGGATGTTTTGTGGACGTCTACTGTAG
- the LOC120106024 gene encoding probable leucine-rich repeat receptor-like protein kinase At1g35710: MESSVPLYSSSYLLLLLLPSLSLLLPPPQATASPLSEATALLHWKSTLQDPSRALRSWAALHNSTTTSPCSWLGITCTSSRITKLSLPRAGLVGTLDALDFSALPSLAVLNLRRNFLAGAIPAAVANLSGLVSLDLSHNRLSGGLPASLATLSLLVKLDLSANELTGKIIPALFANWTRLTYLQLQQNQLTGNIPTEIRHLSNLRILRLFDNQLRGSIPRELGDLRSLVQLDLNSNNLTGSIPRSLGNLTRLAILRLSYNQISGNLPHELGNLSNLGVLSLFTNQLSGPIPHEIGGLQSLELLGLSQNRLTGPIPPSIGNLSQLFILYVNQNQISGGLPPELGKLANLENVHFAYNLLTGSIPSSLGNLTQLNHLYLLFNQLTVSKS, translated from the exons ATGGAATCATCGGTCCCCTTGTACTCATCATCCTATCTTTTGCTCCTACTTCTCCcatccctctccctcctccttcctcctccacaAGCAACAGCTTCTCCACTATCCGAGGCCACAGCTCTCCTCCACTGgaaatccactctccaagaccccTCACGAGCTCTCCGCTCATGGGCCGCCCTCCACAACTCCACCACCACCTCCCCATGCTCATGGCTCGGCATCACATGCACCAGCTCCCGCATCACCAAGCTCAGCCTCCCGCGAGCCGGCCTTGTCGGCACCCTCGACGCCCTCGATTTCTCCGCCCTTCCCTCCCTCGCCGTGCTCAACCTCCGTCGCAACTTCCTCGCCGGCGCCATCCCTGCGGCCGTCGCCAACCTCTCGGGCCTCGTCTCGCTCGACCTCTCCCACAACCGCCTCTCTGGCGGCCTCCCCGCCTCGctcgccaccctctccctcctcgtAAAACTCGACCTCTCTGCTAACGAGCTCACCGGAAAAATCATTCCAGCCCTCTTCGCCAATTGGACTAGACTCACCTACCTTCAACTCCAACAAAATCAGCTCACTGGAAACATCCCGACCGAAATCCGCCACCTTTCTAATCTCCGTATCCTTCGTCTATTTGACAACCAACTACGTGGCTCCATACCTCGTGAACTAGGCGATCTCAGGAGTTTGGTCCAACTAGATTTGAATTCCAACAACCTCACCGGCTCCATTCCTCGATCCCTAGGCAACCTAACAAGGCTGGCCATACTGCGTCTCTCTTATAACCAAATCTCCGGCAACCTTCCTCATGAACTAGGCAACTTGTCCAACCTTGGCGTCTTGTCCCTGTTCACAAACCAGCTCTCCGGACCCATCCCTCATGAGATAGGGGGCCTCCAAAGCCTCGAGCTGCTTGGCCTGAGCCAAAACAGACTCACCGGTCCCATTCCGCCGTCCATCGGCAATCTGAGCCAGCTGTTTATTTTGTATGTAAACCAAAACCAGATCTCCGGTGGGCTTCCACCAGAGCTGGGAAAGCTTGCGAATTTAGAAAATGTGCATTTCGCATATAATCTTCTGACAGGTTCCATTCCTTCCAGCTTAGGAAACTTGACCCAGCTAAACCACTTGTACCTCCTATTCAATCAATTAACTG TTTCCAAAAGTTGA